A DNA window from Bombus vancouverensis nearcticus chromosome 6, iyBomVanc1_principal, whole genome shotgun sequence contains the following coding sequences:
- the Vps36 gene encoding vacuolar protein sorting 36 isoform X1: MNRFEYADSRLLPNEIYIRRDVSICIYDGDIKTNFESGELVLTSHRFLWGRPGDISRGHTCLSLSLRHIVFFEEEIPGPFSFGRSKKVVIHLSEAPIDKMPGPLDNSVCNYIKFSFKEGLDPNFHTHLSDAITRRIWEFTPIVPLEHPDSNTKSSRDINKPLPQIKTRTGIIGIERSLQEQQKATDESISMAFQDLKKLMEVAKDMVSISKTISAKIRERQGDITEDETVRFKSYLMSLGIDDPVTRDAYKSSNEYFKQLAKQLANILEEPIKEVGGMITLTDVYCRVNRARGLELLSPEDLLNASRQLASLGLPIVLRVFDSGVMVLQSRSHDDNVIVDVIADLIKERGSLTAEELAQSEGISVLLARERLLVTEKRGKACRDDTIEALRFYPNLFLEKND; encoded by the exons ATGAATAGATTTGAATACGCTGATTCTCGACTTCTTCcgaatgaaatttatataagaCGCGATGTTAGCATATGCATATACGATGGAGATATCAAG ACAAATTTTGAAAGTGGTGAATTAGTACTTACCAGCCACAGATTTCTTTGGGGAAGACCTGGTGACATATCACGCGGTCATACATGCCTTTCGTTATCTCTTCGTCATATAGTTTTCTTCGAGGAAGAAATTCCTGGACCATTTTCCTTTGGACGCAGTAAAAAAGTTGTTATACACCTTTCTGAAGCTCCAATCG ATAAAATGCCTGGTCCGTTGGATAATAGCGTATGCAACTATATTAAATTCTCGTTTAAAGAAGGTTTGGATCCAAATTTTCATACACATTTGTCCGATGCTATTACGAGACGAATTTGGGAATTTACACCTATCGTGCCTCTGGAACATCCTGATAGCAACACAAAAAGTAGCAGAGACATTAATAAGCCTCTGCCGCAAATAAAGACACGAACCGGTATCATAGGTATTGAAAGAAGCCTTCAGGAACAACAGAAAGCAACAGACGAAAGCATATCAATGGCTTTTCAAGATCTTAAGAAGCTCATGGAAGTAGCCAAAGACATGGTTTCCATTTCAAAAACCATTTCGGCAAAAATACGG GAGAGACAAGGAGACATCACAGAGGATGAAACGGTTAGATTTAAGTCCTATTTAATGAGTCTTGGCATTGATGACCCCGTTACCAGAGATGCGTATAAAAGTAGTAACGAATATTTCAAGCAATTGGCAAAacaacttgcaaatattttagAAGAGCCAATTAAA GAAGTTGGGGGAATGATAACATTAACAGATGTTTATTGTCGTGTAAACAGAGCTAGAGGCTTAGAACTTCTTTCACCAGAAGATTTACTAAATGCCAGTAGACAATTAGCATCTTTAGGTTTACCTATAGTATTGAGAGTGTTTGATAGCGGAGTTATGGTTCTTCAGTCTCGATCGCACGATGATAATGTCATAGTTGATGTTATAGCTGATCTA aTAAAAGAAAGAGGATCTCTAACAGCAGAAGAACTTGCTCAATCAGAGGGTATATCAGTCCTTTTAGCGCGCGAAAGACTGTTAGTaacagaaaaaagaggaaaagcaTGTAGAGACGACACAATTGAAGCTTTAAGATTTTACCCTAATTTATTTTTGGAAAAAAATGATTAA
- the Vps36 gene encoding vacuolar protein sorting 36 isoform X2: MNRFEYADSRLLPNEIYIRRDVSICIYDGDIKTNFESGELVLTSHRFLWGRPGDISRGHTCLSLSLRHIVFFEEEIPGPFSFGRSKKVVIHLSEAPIDKMPGPLDNSVCNYIKFSFKEGLDPNFHTHLSDAITRRIWEFTPIVPLEHPDSNTKSSRDINKPLPQIKTRTGIIGIERSLQEQQKATDESISMAFQDLKKLMEVAKDMVSISKTISAKIRERQGDITEDETEVGGMITLTDVYCRVNRARGLELLSPEDLLNASRQLASLGLPIVLRVFDSGVMVLQSRSHDDNVIVDVIADLIKERGSLTAEELAQSEGISVLLARERLLVTEKRGKACRDDTIEALRFYPNLFLEKND; the protein is encoded by the exons ATGAATAGATTTGAATACGCTGATTCTCGACTTCTTCcgaatgaaatttatataagaCGCGATGTTAGCATATGCATATACGATGGAGATATCAAG ACAAATTTTGAAAGTGGTGAATTAGTACTTACCAGCCACAGATTTCTTTGGGGAAGACCTGGTGACATATCACGCGGTCATACATGCCTTTCGTTATCTCTTCGTCATATAGTTTTCTTCGAGGAAGAAATTCCTGGACCATTTTCCTTTGGACGCAGTAAAAAAGTTGTTATACACCTTTCTGAAGCTCCAATCG ATAAAATGCCTGGTCCGTTGGATAATAGCGTATGCAACTATATTAAATTCTCGTTTAAAGAAGGTTTGGATCCAAATTTTCATACACATTTGTCCGATGCTATTACGAGACGAATTTGGGAATTTACACCTATCGTGCCTCTGGAACATCCTGATAGCAACACAAAAAGTAGCAGAGACATTAATAAGCCTCTGCCGCAAATAAAGACACGAACCGGTATCATAGGTATTGAAAGAAGCCTTCAGGAACAACAGAAAGCAACAGACGAAAGCATATCAATGGCTTTTCAAGATCTTAAGAAGCTCATGGAAGTAGCCAAAGACATGGTTTCCATTTCAAAAACCATTTCGGCAAAAATACGG GAGAGACAAGGAGACATCACAGAGGATGAAACG GAAGTTGGGGGAATGATAACATTAACAGATGTTTATTGTCGTGTAAACAGAGCTAGAGGCTTAGAACTTCTTTCACCAGAAGATTTACTAAATGCCAGTAGACAATTAGCATCTTTAGGTTTACCTATAGTATTGAGAGTGTTTGATAGCGGAGTTATGGTTCTTCAGTCTCGATCGCACGATGATAATGTCATAGTTGATGTTATAGCTGATCTA aTAAAAGAAAGAGGATCTCTAACAGCAGAAGAACTTGCTCAATCAGAGGGTATATCAGTCCTTTTAGCGCGCGAAAGACTGTTAGTaacagaaaaaagaggaaaagcaTGTAGAGACGACACAATTGAAGCTTTAAGATTTTACCCTAATTTATTTTTGGAAAAAAATGATTAA
- the LOC117157936 gene encoding uncharacterized protein LOC117157936 — protein MALPPNYKQVAMATSNIVASNQRLRASGGSSSSSTNSKDAQSPFIQTPHSHPGFTPQKVGKNTNADSRMPKPPKPPEKPLMPYMRYSRKVWDQVKAQNPELKLWEIGKIIGQMWRDLPEEDKTEFIEEYEAEKVEYEKSLKTYHNSPAYLAYIAAKNRGKSALCAAQQNNDDRESHERSSGSTKGQAAQDRRIDILPAEDDDDQDDGYSVKHVAYSRYTRNHRLINEIFSDTVVPDVRSVVTTQRMQVLRRQVQSLTMHQKKLEAELQQIEEKFEAKKRKFIETSEIFQEELKKHCKPAVDEETFNKMVERQYEALRRDRLKGAEENRSDGPASSESTPNSTPTPTPAPINDETPSDVPDHDAIDKKTNGTEKLNNEIKKETSSPPYTENKAEPSSAQGNSNQHTSNSGMYSGTISPLQQQQQQQQTPPPPPPPPPPAAQQQQQQQQQPPPPSSQPQSQQQPPPPTQHHQQPPPIQHQQQPPPPPPTQHQQHPQQQQQPPTQQSQPSSLQSQQPIITTTTTTTTTTTAATTTTTAAVSANTNAPANANANATANTPNMPPVSSPAPPIQHNPHQQGMLANHSIPPHQGTQGTQVLPPQGPVSNPHTPQMIPPNQGYSQQYQPPTQQAQNVPLAPRPPHPSYAYSQQQPYHQPYPQYAHPYYHQPYSQYSPHTMGRPHAHGPHSPHSPHYHPQSPHAVGENNTTNNNVPGSSNASAPTSDASNSSYSPASGHCENERSVPSENQEGQADIKSGSG, from the exons ATGGCTTTACCTCCAAACTATAAGCAAGTGGCAATGGCTACTTCAAATATTGTTGCATCTAATC AAAGACTCAGAGCTTCTGGTGGAAGTAGCAGTAGTTCAACTAATAGC AAAGATGCACAAAGCCCATTCATTCAAACGCCTCATAGTCATCCAGGATTTACACCACAAAAAGTTGGGAAAAATACAAAC GCTGATTCTCGTATGCCCAAACCACCCAAGCCACCAGAAAAACCTCTTATGCCTTATATGAGATATAGTAGAAAAGTTTGGGATCAAGTGAAAGCTCAAAATCCAGAATTAAAATTATGGGAAATAGGAAAGATTATTGGACAGATGTGGAGAGATTTACCAGAGGAGGATAAAACAGAGTTTATCGAAGAATATGAAGCTGAAAAG GTTGAATATGAGAAAAGTTTAAAAACTTATCACAATTCGCCTGCGTACTTAGCTTACATCGCAGctaaaaatagaggaaaatctg CATTATGTGCCGCACAACAAAATAATGATGATCGAGAAAGTCATGAACGTTCTTCAGGCAGTACCAAAGGACAAGCAGCGCAAGATAGAAGAATAGATATTTTACCTGCAGAAGATGATGAtg atCAAGATGATGGATATTCCGTAAAACATGTTGCGTACTCTCGATATACTCGAAACCATCGTCTTATTAACGAGATATTTAGTGATACTGTAGTGCCGGATGTTCGCTCAGTTGTTACTACACAACGAATGCAAGTATTACGCCGTCAAGTACAATCTTTAACAATGCATcag AAAAAGCTCGAAGCTGAATTACAacaaatagaagaaaaatttgaagcAAAGAAACGTAAATTTATCGAGACAAGCGAAATATTTCAAGAAGAATTGAAGAAG CATTGTAAACCAGCTGTAGATGAAGAAACATTCAATAAGATGGTGGAACGACAATACGAAGCACTTAGGCGAGATAGATTAAAAGGTGCAGAAGAAAATCGCTCGGATGGACCTGCATCCAGTGAATCAACTCCAAATTCTACTCCTACTCCAACTCCTGCTCCTATTAACGATGAAACACCATCCGAT GTTCCTGATCATGATGCAATAGATAAAAAGACAAATGGAACTGAAAAacttaataatgaaattaaaaaggaaacatccTCACCACCATATACTGAAAATAAAGCAGAACCTTCATCAGCTCAAGGAAATTCTAATCAACATACATCTAATTCTGGAATGTACAGTGGAACTATTAGTCCActacagcagcagcagcaacaacaacaaactccgccgccgccaccaccaccaccaccaccagcagcacaacaacagcagcagcaacaacaacaaccaccACCACCGTCTTCACAACCGCAATCACAACAGCAGCCACCACCACCAACTCAACATCATCAACAACCACCACCAATTCAACATCAACAGCaaccgccaccaccaccaccaactCAACATCAACAGCATccacaacaacaacagcagccaCCGACGCAACAATCACAACCATCTTCTTTACAATCACAGCAACctattattactactactaccactactactaccactactactgctgctactactactactacagcAGCAGTTTCTGCTAACACTAATGCACCtgcaaatgcaaatgcaaatgcaaCTGCAAATACGCCGAATATGCCTCCTGTTTCTTCGCCAGCTCCTCCTATACAACATAATCCTCATCAACAAGGAATGTTAGCTAATCACTCGATACCGCCTCATCAAGGAACCCAGGGGACACAGGTGCTTCCACCTCAAGGACCAGTTTCTAATCCACATACACCGCAAATGATTCCACCGAATCAAGGTTACAGTCAGCAATATCAACCACCTACTCAGCAGGCTCAAAATGTTCCACTAGCTCCAAGACCTCCTCATCCATCCTATGCTTATTCTCAACAACAACCATATCATCAACCATATCCTCAATACGCACATCCGTATTACCATCAACCATATTCGCAGTATTCACCACATACTATGGGCCGTCCTCACGCCCATGGTCCTCACAGCCCGCACAGTCCTCATTACCATCCACAATCTCCTCATGCCGTTGGCGAAAATAATACTACTAATAACAACGTACCGGGTTCAAGCAACGCATCCGCACCAACTTCCGATGCTAGTAATTCATCTTACTCTCCAGCATCGGGACATTGTGAAAATGAACGTTCCGTTCCTTCAGAAAATCAAGAAGGCCAAGCAGATATTAAATCAGGATCtggttaa
- the RpL11 gene encoding ribosomal protein L11 isoform X1 → MADVKKVVAKKVRKEPKDSSKNVMREVRIRKLCLNICVGESGDRLTRAAKVLEQLTGQQPVFSKARYTVRSFGIRRNEKIAVHCTVRGAKAEEILERGLKVREYELRKENFSGTGNFGFGIQEHIDLGIKYDPSIGIYGLDFYVVLGRPGFNVAHRRRKTGKVGFQHRLTKEDAMKWFQQKYDGIIIAGKK, encoded by the exons ATGGCG GATGTAAAGAAAGTGGTAGCAAAAAAAGTGCGGAAAGAGCCAAAGGATTCATCCAAGAATGTTATGCGTGAAGTACGCATTCGTAAACTTTGTTTAAACATCTGTGTCGGTGAATCTGGTGATAGACTCACTCGTGCTGCAAAG GTGTTAGAACAATTAACTGGACAGCAACCAGTTTTTTCTAAAGCAAGATACACTGTGCGTTCATTTGGCATTCGCCGTAATGAAAAAATTGCAGTACATTGTACAGTACGAGGTGCTAAAGCAGAGGAAATTCTTGAACGTGGATTGAAG GTACGGGAATATGAATtgagaaaagaaaatttctcTGGCACTGGAAACTTCGGTTTTGGTATTCAAGAACACATTGACTTAGGAATTAAATATGATCCCAGCATTGGTATTTATGGCTTGGATTTCTATGTTGTACTTGGACGACCAG GTTTCAATGTAGCTCACAGGAGGAGGAAAACTGGGAAAGTCGGTTTCCAACATAGACTTACCAAAGAAGATGCAATGAAATGGTTTCAACAGAAGTATGACGGTATTATTATAGCTGGGAAGaagtaa
- the MCTS1 gene encoding malignant T-cell-amplified sequence 1 homolog has protein sequence MFKKFDEKDSVSGIQQLKSSVQKGIRSKLLELYPHLDGHIDAIVPKKDAFRIIKCHDHIEIIVNAAGDLLFFRQREGPWMPTLRLLHKYPFFLPMEQVDKGAIRFVLSGANIMCPGLTSKGAKMTPVEKGTVVAVMAEGKQHALAVGVTTLSTDDIVKVNKGIGIENCHYLNDGLWQMKSVK, from the exons atgtttaaaaa ATTCGACGAAAAAGATAGTGTTTCTGGTATACAACAATTGAAATCATCGGTTCAAAAAGGAATTCGTTCGAAGCTTTTGGAGCTTTATCCTCACTTAGACGGTCATATAGATGCTATCGTTCCAAAGAAAGATGCTTTTCGAATTATAAAATG TCACGACCATATAGAGATTATAGTAAATGCGGCAGGAGATCTTTTGTTCTTTCGTCAACGTGAAGGACCTTGGATGCCTACTTTAAGATTGTTACACAAAT ACCCATTTTTTTTACCAATGGAACAAGTTGATAAAGGTGCTATCAGGTTTGTTCTTAGTGGAGCTAACATTATGTGTCCTGGTTTAACGTCGAAAGGTGCAAAGATGACACCCGTAGAAAAGGGAACAGTCGTT GCTGTTATGGCAGAGGGCAAGCAACATGCTTTAGCTGTGGGTGTTACTACATTGTCAACAgatgatat AGTTAAGGTGAACAAAGGAATAGGCATAGAAAATTGTCATTACTTAAACGATGGACTTTGGCAAATGAAATCTGTGAAATAG
- the RpL11 gene encoding ribosomal protein L11 isoform X2 → MFDVKKVVAKKVRKEPKDSSKNVMREVRIRKLCLNICVGESGDRLTRAAKVLEQLTGQQPVFSKARYTVRSFGIRRNEKIAVHCTVRGAKAEEILERGLKVREYELRKENFSGTGNFGFGIQEHIDLGIKYDPSIGIYGLDFYVVLGRPGFNVAHRRRKTGKVGFQHRLTKEDAMKWFQQKYDGIIIAGKK, encoded by the exons ATGTTT GATGTAAAGAAAGTGGTAGCAAAAAAAGTGCGGAAAGAGCCAAAGGATTCATCCAAGAATGTTATGCGTGAAGTACGCATTCGTAAACTTTGTTTAAACATCTGTGTCGGTGAATCTGGTGATAGACTCACTCGTGCTGCAAAG GTGTTAGAACAATTAACTGGACAGCAACCAGTTTTTTCTAAAGCAAGATACACTGTGCGTTCATTTGGCATTCGCCGTAATGAAAAAATTGCAGTACATTGTACAGTACGAGGTGCTAAAGCAGAGGAAATTCTTGAACGTGGATTGAAG GTACGGGAATATGAATtgagaaaagaaaatttctcTGGCACTGGAAACTTCGGTTTTGGTATTCAAGAACACATTGACTTAGGAATTAAATATGATCCCAGCATTGGTATTTATGGCTTGGATTTCTATGTTGTACTTGGACGACCAG GTTTCAATGTAGCTCACAGGAGGAGGAAAACTGGGAAAGTCGGTTTCCAACATAGACTTACCAAAGAAGATGCAATGAAATGGTTTCAACAGAAGTATGACGGTATTATTATAGCTGGGAAGaagtaa